One window of Prochlorococcus marinus XMU1405 genomic DNA carries:
- a CDS encoding histidine phosphatase family protein, with protein sequence MAIRLVLVRHGLSSFNAKGLIQGRTDDSILTDEGYEQAQKAGKALSKINFDKIYSSPLVRAAETAKTIKKIFDEEQDIVFDNNLLEVDLSEWSGLKIDEIKKKFPEIYPIWKNDPENLILKRNDNKTYKPIQELFFQATNFVEDILKIYQHKDDINILVVGHNAILRCLILLLLGKPKQGFRKIRLENASFSILNISKKDNSFKTQIECLNQTSHLNKNIPNKIGDSRIFLIRHGETNWNKEGRFQGQIDIPLNENGKDQARKTFEYLRNISFNKAFSSSMHRPYETAQIILQNNKDLKIEKIDLLVEISHGLWEGKLEAEIREEWPALLKNWHDKPEEVIMPEGECIKDVSERSVEAFEKICLSQKDNDQTLLVAHDAVNKTLICNILGINYSNIWMIKQGNGGITIIDLFNDPNKPPVISALNITTHLGGILDSTASGAL encoded by the coding sequence ATGGCTATACGATTAGTGTTAGTTAGGCATGGACTAAGCAGTTTCAATGCAAAAGGATTAATTCAAGGAAGAACAGATGATTCAATACTAACTGATGAAGGATACGAACAAGCTCAAAAAGCAGGCAAAGCATTATCAAAAATAAACTTCGATAAAATCTATTCCTCCCCACTTGTAAGAGCGGCAGAGACTGCAAAAACAATTAAAAAGATCTTTGATGAAGAGCAAGATATTGTATTCGATAATAATTTGCTAGAGGTAGATCTTAGTGAATGGTCTGGTCTAAAAATTGATGAAATAAAAAAGAAATTTCCGGAAATTTACCCTATATGGAAAAATGATCCAGAAAATCTTATCTTAAAAAGAAATGACAATAAAACTTATAAACCAATTCAAGAGTTATTTTTTCAAGCAACAAATTTTGTAGAAGATATTTTAAAAATTTATCAACACAAAGATGATATAAATATTTTAGTTGTTGGACATAATGCAATTCTCAGATGTTTAATACTTTTGTTATTAGGAAAGCCTAAGCAAGGTTTTAGAAAAATAAGATTAGAAAATGCTTCTTTCTCGATACTCAATATTTCAAAGAAAGATAATTCTTTTAAGACTCAAATTGAATGCTTAAATCAAACTTCCCATCTTAATAAAAATATTCCAAATAAAATTGGAGATTCCAGAATATTTCTAATAAGGCATGGTGAAACTAACTGGAACAAAGAAGGTAGATTTCAAGGCCAAATTGATATCCCTTTAAATGAAAACGGAAAAGATCAAGCTAGAAAGACTTTTGAATATTTGAGAAATATTTCTTTCAATAAGGCATTTTCAAGTTCAATGCATAGGCCTTATGAAACTGCACAAATAATCCTTCAAAATAACAAAGATTTAAAAATTGAGAAAATAGATTTACTGGTAGAAATCAGTCACGGATTATGGGAGGGTAAATTGGAAGCAGAAATTAGAGAAGAGTGGCCTGCTTTACTAAAAAATTGGCATGATAAACCTGAAGAAGTAATAATGCCCGAAGGTGAATGTATAAAAGATGTATCAGAAAGGTCAGTAGAAGCTTTTGAAAAAATTTGTTTATCTCAAAAGGATAATGATCAAACCCTCTTGGTTGCTCATGATGCAGTCAATAAAACTCTAATTTGTAATATCCTTGGGATTAATTATTCAAATATTTGGATGATAAAACAGGGTAATGGCGGCATAACAATAATTGATCTTTTTAATGATCCTAATAAGCCCCCTGTGATTAGCGCTCTTAACATAACAACACATCTAGGGGGAATACTTGATTCAACTGCTTCCGGAGCACTTTAA
- a CDS encoding CPBP family intramembrane glutamic endopeptidase, with the protein MIFKNVSKPKLTLAFISIVITFFVWQQGLRDSLNRPSVSFDISQKEQEIAELSVQSIPVDLKKFFIINDPVDQINKSLSEFSFEELTERNKLIRIVSSKSNDPIIYKNISNDFENKNYKFLIDEIEKKSNNNLYKPNSNKFDLFKDDRFLYHLLSRKFDFDDSSLITKSFSSKMFLKILAIRLIPLLSILIGSILALKILWSTISLKKFGWQEIKSLDLELIDMVLLIAGGFVVLGEVVSPLFSISLVELFSKSISDELSQSLKIFFGYLFMAIPPLGIVYYQLKSLNREFTFKKDYLQFNFFPIKYAITQGIKGWLAIVPFVLLISLIMNSLIDNQNGSNPLLEIVLNNNNYLSFFLLFVTTTLLAPLFEEIIFRGILLPTLSRDFGVISGIIVSSFIFALAHLSLGEMPPLFVLGIGLAITRIASGSLFSSVIMHSLWNGLTFLNLFLLRT; encoded by the coding sequence ATGATCTTTAAAAATGTTTCTAAGCCAAAACTCACTTTAGCTTTTATTTCTATAGTCATAACTTTTTTTGTATGGCAGCAAGGCTTAAGAGATAGTTTAAATAGACCGTCTGTTTCATTTGATATAAGTCAAAAAGAACAAGAAATTGCTGAATTATCGGTCCAATCAATACCTGTAGATCTAAAAAAGTTTTTTATCATAAATGATCCTGTTGATCAAATAAATAAATCACTCTCTGAGTTCTCATTTGAAGAGCTAACAGAAAGAAATAAATTAATTAGAATAGTTTCTTCAAAATCAAATGATCCTATAATCTATAAAAATATATCCAATGACTTTGAAAATAAAAACTATAAATTTCTGATTGATGAGATAGAAAAAAAATCTAATAATAATTTATATAAACCAAATTCTAATAAATTTGATTTATTTAAAGATGATAGATTTTTATATCATCTTTTAAGCCGGAAATTTGATTTTGACGATAGTTCATTAATAACAAAATCATTTTCAAGCAAAATGTTTTTAAAAATATTAGCCATTAGACTAATACCACTTTTGTCAATACTTATTGGCTCCATACTGGCTCTAAAAATATTATGGAGCACCATATCTTTGAAAAAGTTTGGTTGGCAAGAAATTAAATCCTTAGATTTAGAATTAATAGATATGGTTTTACTAATAGCAGGTGGATTTGTTGTTTTAGGAGAAGTAGTATCACCTTTGTTCTCTATAAGTTTGGTTGAACTTTTTTCTAAAAGTATTTCTGATGAATTGTCGCAATCTTTAAAAATATTCTTTGGATATCTTTTTATGGCTATTCCGCCATTAGGGATAGTTTATTATCAACTTAAATCTTTGAATAGAGAATTCACTTTTAAAAAGGATTATTTACAGTTCAATTTCTTTCCAATAAAGTATGCAATTACTCAGGGAATTAAGGGTTGGTTAGCAATTGTCCCTTTTGTTTTATTGATTTCTCTAATTATGAATAGTTTGATCGATAATCAGAATGGTAGTAACCCTTTACTAGAAATTGTTCTAAATAATAATAATTACTTATCATTTTTTTTATTATTTGTAACAACAACTTTATTAGCTCCTCTATTTGAGGAAATTATATTTCGGGGTATTTTACTGCCAACTCTTTCAAGAGATTTTGGAGTAATTTCGGGCATCATAGTTTCATCTTTTATCTTTGCATTAGCCCATTTAAGTTTGGGAGAAATGCCGCCATTATTTGTTCTAGGGATTGGATTAGCAATTACAAGAATTGCTTCAGGAAGTTTGTTTTCTTCAGTTATCATGCATTCTCTATGGAATGGATTGACTTTCTTAAATTTGTTCTTATTGAGGACATAA
- a CDS encoding peptidoglycan D,D-transpeptidase FtsI family protein, protein MKKYKKIVCLIPLDQRRFKFLYIFSLLLIFCLFGRLVKLQVYNASDLQRKARLIQSSKTNALKKRRAIVDRNNRLVAYDKPLYKLWAHPKYFNFPGDSINRVRSIEEVTEKLSPILDINGEILLSKFNNKKSGIKLLDKISEEKAEKIKNLQISGIDLFKYSQRYYPQGKLYSNLVGFVNDENIASAGLELYLDNQIKVFNKSNLIKRGGDGTPLPDYSAPGDFVSDYKSLGLTIDSKLQKASFNALSKQVSKWKAKKGFAIVMDVNNGRILSLVTVPSYDPNKFWQYDSRLFRGWYSQDLFEPGSTFKPINLALALEEKVIQKDGVVEDIGKINVGGWTISNWDKKGNGYIDYPKVLQVSSNVGMVKIMQNLDPTIYWDWLKNLGINKNLETDLFESTAGQLKKKDLFVNQSIEPAVTSFGKGFSISPLKLLQLHAALANGGYEVTPHVTSTFKERVNKNPKKQFFSHEVSKTVLEWMESVVDKGSGSGVKIEGYRIAGKTGTSQKALNGSYTSKKVCSFVATLPVNDPKYAVLVVVDEPSKSYAYGSTVAVPVAKEIIESLIVIEKIPPKIKNHGMIVKKP, encoded by the coding sequence ATGAAAAAATACAAAAAAATTGTTTGTCTAATACCCCTTGATCAAAGAAGATTTAAATTTCTGTATATTTTTAGCTTACTATTAATATTTTGTTTGTTTGGTAGGTTAGTTAAATTGCAAGTCTATAACGCCTCTGATTTGCAAAGGAAAGCCAGATTAATACAGTCTTCTAAAACTAATGCCTTAAAAAAAAGGAGAGCAATTGTTGATAGAAATAATAGACTAGTTGCTTACGATAAACCGCTCTATAAATTATGGGCTCATCCAAAATATTTTAATTTTCCTGGTGATTCAATTAACAGAGTTCGCAGTATTGAAGAAGTTACAGAAAAATTGTCACCTATCTTGGATATAAATGGTGAAATACTTTTGAGTAAATTTAATAATAAAAAGAGTGGTATCAAGCTTTTGGATAAAATTTCTGAAGAAAAGGCTGAAAAGATTAAGAACCTTCAAATAAGTGGTATTGATTTATTTAAATATTCGCAGAGATATTATCCACAAGGGAAGCTTTACTCTAATCTTGTCGGTTTTGTTAATGATGAGAATATAGCTTCAGCAGGTTTAGAGCTTTATTTAGATAATCAAATTAAAGTTTTTAATAAAAGTAATTTAATAAAAAGAGGAGGAGATGGAACTCCTTTACCGGATTATTCAGCCCCAGGTGATTTTGTTTCTGATTACAAAAGTTTAGGCCTAACTATAGATTCAAAATTACAGAAAGCTTCATTCAATGCATTATCAAAGCAAGTAAGCAAATGGAAAGCAAAGAAAGGATTTGCCATAGTTATGGATGTTAATAATGGTCGGATTCTTTCCTTGGTTACAGTCCCTTCTTACGATCCAAATAAATTTTGGCAGTATGATTCTCGACTTTTTAGGGGTTGGTATTCTCAAGATTTATTTGAGCCTGGTTCAACTTTTAAACCTATTAATCTTGCCTTAGCTTTAGAAGAAAAAGTAATCCAGAAAGATGGAGTAGTCGAAGATATTGGGAAAATTAATGTTGGAGGATGGACGATTTCTAATTGGGATAAAAAAGGTAATGGATATATTGACTATCCAAAAGTTTTGCAGGTTTCAAGCAATGTTGGGATGGTAAAAATAATGCAAAATTTAGACCCTACAATTTATTGGGATTGGCTAAAAAATTTAGGTATAAATAAAAATTTAGAAACTGACTTATTTGAATCAACTGCTGGCCAACTAAAGAAAAAAGACTTATTTGTAAATCAATCAATTGAGCCTGCAGTAACTTCTTTTGGCAAAGGTTTCTCAATCTCGCCACTTAAATTGCTTCAACTTCATGCGGCTCTCGCAAATGGTGGTTATGAAGTGACTCCACATGTTACCTCAACTTTCAAAGAGAGAGTAAATAAAAATCCAAAAAAGCAATTTTTTTCACACGAAGTCTCTAAAACTGTTCTTGAATGGATGGAGAGCGTAGTTGATAAAGGCAGTGGATCTGGAGTAAAAATCGAGGGTTATAGGATAGCAGGGAAAACGGGTACTTCCCAAAAAGCCTTAAATGGTTCCTATACAAGTAAAAAAGTTTGCAGTTTTGTGGCGACCTTACCAGTTAATGATCCGAAATATGCTGTCCTTGTAGTCGTTGATGAGCCATCTAAATCTTATGCATATGGTTCAACTGTTGCTGTACCAGTTGCTAAAGAAATTATCGAGAGTTTAATAGTAATTGAAAAAATACCTCCCAAGATTAAAAATCATGGAATGATTGTTAAAAAACCCTAA